Proteins encoded by one window of Pseudomonas sp. PSKL.D1:
- the recJ gene encoding single-stranded-DNA-specific exonuclease RecJ, with translation MRIEPRPLPPTLPFLGNLPPLLTRLYAARGVQTEAELDKSLARLLPYQQLKGIDAAVDLLVEALDQRQRIIIVGDFDADGATASTVGVLGLRLLGAAHVDYLVPNRFEYGYGLTPEIVQVALERQPQLLITVDNGISSVEGVAAAKAAGLKVLVTDHHLPGEQLPDADAIVNPNQPGCAFPSKSLAGVGVIFYVLMALRARLRSLGRYDTQPQPNIGELLDLVALGSVADVVPLDANNRILVHQGLERIRAGRAREGLKAILEVARRDHRRITSTDLGFILGPRLNAAGRLDDMSLGIECLLCEDAALAQDMAQQLDGLNQDRKSIEQGMQREALAQLKDLPVESMPYGLCLFDAEWHQGVIGILASRLKERYHRPTIAFADAGDGMLKGSARSVAGFHIRDALDAVAARHPQLISKFGGHAMAAGLSLPEGNFPAFAAAFDEEVRRQLCEDDLTGRLLSDGSLAVEEFHLDLAKALRNAGPWGQHFPEPLFHGVFQLVEQRVVGERHLKVVLKSECGSVRLDGIAFGIDREVWPNPTVRWVELAYKLDVNEFRGNESVQLMIAHMEPR, from the coding sequence ATGCGTATCGAACCTCGCCCGCTGCCACCGACCCTGCCATTTCTGGGTAACCTGCCACCCTTGCTGACCCGCCTGTATGCCGCTCGCGGCGTGCAGACCGAAGCCGAGCTGGACAAGAGCCTGGCGCGGCTGTTGCCGTATCAGCAACTTAAAGGCATCGATGCTGCGGTGGACCTGTTGGTCGAGGCCCTCGACCAACGCCAGCGCATTATCATCGTCGGCGACTTCGATGCCGATGGCGCCACTGCCAGTACCGTCGGCGTACTTGGCCTTCGCCTGCTGGGCGCGGCCCATGTCGACTACCTGGTGCCCAATCGCTTCGAATACGGCTATGGGTTGACCCCGGAAATCGTTCAGGTCGCGCTGGAGCGTCAGCCGCAACTGCTGATTACCGTCGACAACGGCATCTCCAGCGTCGAGGGTGTAGCGGCCGCCAAGGCCGCTGGCCTCAAGGTGCTGGTAACCGACCACCACCTGCCGGGTGAGCAACTGCCGGACGCCGATGCCATCGTCAACCCGAACCAGCCGGGCTGTGCCTTCCCCAGCAAATCGCTGGCCGGGGTCGGGGTAATCTTCTATGTCCTGATGGCCTTGCGCGCCCGGTTGCGCAGCCTGGGCCGCTACGACACCCAACCCCAGCCGAACATCGGCGAACTGCTCGACCTGGTTGCCCTGGGCAGCGTTGCCGACGTGGTGCCGCTGGACGCCAACAACCGCATCCTTGTGCACCAGGGGCTGGAGCGCATTCGCGCCGGCCGCGCGCGCGAGGGCCTGAAGGCGATCCTGGAAGTGGCCCGTCGCGATCATCGGCGCATCACCTCCACCGACCTCGGTTTCATCCTCGGCCCCCGGCTCAATGCCGCCGGGCGCCTGGACGACATGAGCCTGGGCATTGAATGCCTGTTGTGCGAGGACGCGGCGTTGGCCCAGGACATGGCCCAACAACTCGATGGCCTGAACCAGGACCGCAAGTCGATCGAGCAGGGCATGCAGCGCGAGGCGCTGGCCCAGCTCAAGGATTTGCCGGTCGAGTCCATGCCGTATGGCCTGTGCCTGTTCGACGCCGAATGGCACCAGGGCGTGATCGGCATCCTGGCTTCGCGCCTCAAGGAGCGTTACCACCGCCCGACCATCGCCTTTGCCGACGCCGGTGACGGCATGCTCAAGGGCTCGGCGCGTTCGGTGGCGGGTTTTCATATTCGGGATGCGCTGGACGCCGTGGCCGCGCGCCACCCCCAACTGATCAGCAAGTTCGGCGGGCATGCCATGGCGGCAGGGTTGTCGTTGCCAGAGGGTAATTTCCCGGCCTTTGCCGCGGCCTTCGACGAAGAGGTGCGGCGCCAGTTGTGCGAAGACGACCTGACCGGCCGCCTGCTGTCGGATGGCAGCCTGGCGGTGGAAGAGTTCCACCTCGACTTGGCCAAAGCCTTGCGCAATGCCGGGCCGTGGGGGCAGCACTTCCCCGAGCCGTTGTTCCATGGGGTGTTCCAGCTGGTCGAGCAGCGGGTGGTGGGCGAGCGGCACTTGAAGGTCGTGCTAAAGAGCGAGTGCGGTTCGGTGCGCCTGGATGGCATTGCTTTTGGCATCGACCGCGAGGTGTGGCCAAACCCGACCGTGCGCTGGGTAGAGCTGGCCTACAAGCTGGATGTGAACGAGTTTCGTGGCAATGAAAGCGTGCAGTTGATGATCGCGCACATGGAGCCGCGCTGA
- a CDS encoding YaeQ family protein, producing MAQPSTTYKFELNLTDLDRGVYENVRQTIARHPSETEERMAVRLLAYALWYNENLAFGRGLSDVDEAALWEKSLDDRILHWIEVGQPDADRLTWCSRRTERTSLLAYGSLRVWETKVLGAVKGLKNLSIAAVPQEVLETLATDMPRTIKWDVMISEGTVFVTDDRGQHEVQLQWLLGERG from the coding sequence ATGGCCCAGCCGTCCACCACCTATAAATTCGAACTGAACCTGACCGACCTTGATCGCGGCGTGTACGAAAACGTCCGCCAGACCATCGCCCGTCACCCTTCGGAAACCGAGGAACGCATGGCGGTGCGCCTGCTGGCCTACGCCCTGTGGTACAACGAAAACCTGGCGTTCGGCCGTGGCCTATCGGACGTCGATGAAGCCGCGCTGTGGGAAAAGAGCCTGGATGACCGCATCCTGCACTGGATCGAAGTCGGCCAGCCGGATGCCGACCGCCTGACCTGGTGCTCGCGCCGTACCGAGCGCACCAGCCTGCTGGCCTACGGCAGCCTGCGTGTGTGGGAAACCAAAGTGCTGGGCGCGGTCAAGGGCCTGAAAAACCTGAGCATCGCCGCAGTACCGCAAGAGGTGCTGGAAACCCTGGCCACCGACATGCCACGCACCATCAAGTGGGACGTGATGATCAGCGAAGGCACGGTGTTCGTCACCGACGACCGTGGCCAGCACGAAGTGCAGCTGCAGTGGCTGCTGGGTGAGCGTGGTTGA
- a CDS encoding CaiB/BaiF CoA transferase family protein, with protein sequence MSTPSKPLAGLKVIELGTLIAGPFASRICAEFGAEVIKVESPDGGDPLRKWRKLYEGTSLWWFVQARNKQSLTLNLKHPEGREILKRLLAEADILIENFRPGVLEKLGLGWDVLHALNPRLVMVRLSGFGQTGPMKDQPGFGAVGESMGGLRYITGFDDRPPVRTGISIGDSIAALWGVIGALMALRHREVNGGQGQVVDVALYEAIFAMMESMVPEFDVFGFIRERTGNIMPGITPSSIHTSADGKHVQIGANGDAIFKRFMQAIGRNDLADDPALASNDGRDARRDELYGVIDRWANSLPLEQVMQTLNDAEVPASRIYSAEDMFNDPQYLAREMFLQARLPDGKPFKMPGIVPKLSETPGSTEWVGPALGEHTESLLTRLGYDAQAIAGLRQAGTV encoded by the coding sequence ATGTCTACGCCCAGCAAACCCCTCGCCGGCCTGAAAGTCATCGAACTCGGCACCCTGATCGCCGGCCCGTTCGCCTCGCGCATCTGCGCCGAGTTCGGCGCCGAAGTGATCAAGGTCGAGTCGCCCGACGGCGGCGACCCGCTGCGCAAGTGGCGCAAGCTGTATGAGGGCACTTCGTTGTGGTGGTTTGTGCAGGCGCGCAACAAGCAATCGCTGACGTTGAACCTCAAGCACCCGGAAGGCCGCGAAATCCTCAAGCGGCTGCTGGCCGAGGCTGACATCCTGATCGAAAACTTCCGCCCCGGCGTGCTGGAAAAACTCGGTTTGGGCTGGGATGTGCTGCATGCACTGAACCCGCGCCTGGTGATGGTGCGCCTGTCCGGCTTCGGCCAGACCGGCCCCATGAAGGACCAGCCCGGCTTCGGTGCCGTGGGCGAGTCCATGGGCGGCCTGCGCTACATCACCGGTTTCGACGACCGCCCACCGGTACGCACCGGTATTTCCATTGGCGACTCCATCGCCGCCCTGTGGGGCGTGATCGGCGCGCTGATGGCGCTGCGCCACCGCGAGGTCAATGGCGGCCAGGGCCAAGTGGTGGACGTGGCGCTGTACGAAGCCATTTTCGCCATGATGGAAAGCATGGTCCCGGAGTTCGACGTGTTCGGCTTCATCCGTGAACGCACCGGCAACATCATGCCGGGCATCACGCCCTCCTCCATCCACACCAGCGCCGACGGCAAGCATGTGCAGATCGGCGCCAACGGCGATGCCATCTTCAAACGCTTCATGCAGGCCATTGGCCGCAATGACCTGGCCGACGACCCGGCCCTGGCCAGCAATGATGGCCGCGATGCCCGCCGTGACGAACTGTATGGGGTGATTGACCGTTGGGCCAACAGCCTACCACTGGAGCAGGTGATGCAAACGCTCAACGATGCTGAAGTGCCGGCCAGCCGCATCTATTCGGCCGAGGACATGTTCAACGACCCGCAGTACCTGGCGCGGGAAATGTTCCTGCAGGCCCGCCTGCCGGACGGCAAGCCGTTCAAGATGCCGGGGATCGTGCCTAAGCTGTCCGAAACACCGGGCTCCACCGAGTGGGTCGGCCCGGCACTGGGGGAGCACACCGAAAGCCTGCTTACCCGGTTGGGCTATGATGCCCAGGCCATCGCCGGCCTGCGTCAGGCTGGCACGGTCTGA
- a CDS encoding TIGR02285 family protein, which translates to MRALTLLCGLFIGLAMVPVHAKERLLWLVRDLPPFTIFEGSGKGQGVIDQMLPLLIAQMPEYEHSILRVNRARGLQMLQDPKSLTCDPTLLWTPERAKFVHFSIPSLGVLSGGLIVRKTAQQSLAPYVEGQQVDLASLLDNTQLKLGIVGERSYGTQIDEILRQLPDSALSRHYGNDATANLLQMQQLGRLQLVLGYWHEMLYLLQQQRVPLEDYEFHPINKVNRFQFLHVGCSDTPLGRQAVAHIDQLLPALRRNTLPGLYAHWLDDELQQDYLEQSSHFFEAQP; encoded by the coding sequence ATGCGCGCCCTTACCCTGCTGTGCGGGCTGTTCATCGGCCTGGCCATGGTGCCCGTACACGCCAAGGAGCGCTTGCTTTGGCTGGTGCGCGACCTGCCGCCCTTCACGATCTTCGAAGGGTCGGGCAAAGGCCAGGGCGTGATCGACCAGATGCTGCCATTGCTGATCGCGCAAATGCCCGAATACGAGCACAGCATCCTGCGGGTAAACCGCGCACGCGGCCTGCAGATGCTGCAAGACCCTAAAAGCCTGACCTGCGACCCGACGCTGCTGTGGACACCTGAGCGTGCCAAGTTCGTGCACTTCTCGATCCCGTCGCTGGGCGTGCTCAGCGGCGGCCTGATCGTGCGTAAAACAGCGCAGCAATCGCTGGCTCCCTACGTTGAGGGGCAGCAAGTAGACCTCGCCAGCCTGCTGGACAACACGCAACTCAAATTGGGCATTGTTGGCGAACGCAGCTACGGCACGCAAATTGATGAAATCCTGCGGCAACTACCCGATAGCGCCTTGAGCCGCCACTATGGCAACGATGCCACCGCCAACTTGCTGCAGATGCAGCAACTTGGGCGCCTGCAACTGGTGCTCGGCTACTGGCATGAAATGCTCTACCTGTTACAGCAGCAACGGGTGCCGCTGGAGGACTATGAGTTCCACCCGATCAACAAGGTGAATCGCTTTCAGTTCCTGCATGTGGGCTGCTCGGACACCCCTCTGGGCCGTCAGGCCGTGGCGCACATCGACCAGTTATTGCCGGCCCTGCGTCGCAATACCCTGCCGGGCCTTTACGCGCATTGGCTGGATGATGAGCTACAGCAGGACTACCTGGAGCAGAGCAGCCACTTCTTCGAAGCACAGCCCTGA
- a CDS encoding DUF3509 domain-containing protein has product MERICSLLNDALAPYQAQLGSADASGNRLLTVIDNLGSTALRRTVSLRQLQEQRLLIDLVDGLHRDLQIVEGRLQPCVIAALQQSRQPQGTFA; this is encoded by the coding sequence ATGGAAAGAATCTGCAGCCTGCTCAACGATGCCCTGGCCCCTTACCAGGCCCAACTTGGATCGGCGGATGCCAGCGGTAACCGCCTGTTGACCGTCATCGACAACCTAGGCAGTACAGCCCTGCGGCGCACCGTGAGCCTGCGCCAGTTGCAGGAGCAACGTTTGTTGATCGATCTGGTCGATGGCCTGCACCGTGACCTGCAGATTGTCGAAGGGCGCTTGCAGCCCTGTGTGATCGCAGCATTGCAACAAAGCCGGCAACCTCAGGGAACCTTCGCCTGA
- a CDS encoding histidine kinase: MHQPYVLIHHSRPSHQILLHQACNAQGLFNVRVTSDHSDLDACLARKHHADLLILDHALNDGLACLERASSVRAVLLVGHAAKNRPNLASEARRRGLWVLADLPWPLPILRWQQALQRIQTVTSPRHARLGRRCSANFA; encoded by the coding sequence ATGCACCAGCCTTACGTGTTGATCCACCACTCACGCCCATCCCACCAGATCCTTCTGCACCAGGCCTGCAATGCCCAAGGTTTGTTCAACGTGCGTGTTACCAGCGACCATTCCGACCTGGACGCCTGCCTGGCCCGCAAGCACCACGCTGACCTGCTGATCCTCGATCACGCCCTGAACGATGGCCTGGCCTGCCTGGAGCGCGCATCGTCCGTTCGTGCGGTGCTGCTCGTGGGGCACGCTGCCAAAAACCGCCCGAACCTGGCCAGCGAGGCCCGCAGGCGTGGCCTCTGGGTGCTCGCCGACCTGCCATGGCCTTTGCCCATTCTGCGCTGGCAGCAGGCATTGCAACGTATTCAAACTGTCACATCGCCCCGCCATGCTCGGCTTGGCAGGCGCTGTTCGGCGAACTTTGCCTAG